In a single window of the Pseudogemmatithrix spongiicola genome:
- a CDS encoding carboxypeptidase regulatory-like domain-containing protein: MHRDGSTKGVKVRRLALLCGALPALVAWVSRPATAQGVVEGRVSITERAGESTEDLGNTIIYLVRSGSATARRGAADATIAMNGRAFVPRVRVVPVGSKVSFPNQDPFSHNVFSTSPLARFDLGLYPSGRSRDVTFRRAGVVPIYCNIHPRMTSFVLAVDTPYYTQVGEDGRWRIPNVPAGEYTVHIWHERATPVERPLTVVASGNPSFDVTLDARGFRFVQHRNKFGREYDRSGPNRY; the protein is encoded by the coding sequence ATGCATCGAGACGGATCCACGAAAGGCGTGAAGGTGCGGCGACTGGCCCTGCTCTGCGGAGCGCTGCCGGCGCTCGTGGCGTGGGTATCGCGACCGGCGACGGCGCAGGGTGTCGTCGAGGGCCGCGTGAGCATCACCGAGCGCGCGGGTGAGTCGACGGAGGACCTCGGCAACACCATTATCTACCTCGTGCGCAGCGGCAGTGCCACCGCGCGGCGTGGCGCGGCCGACGCCACCATCGCGATGAACGGCCGCGCGTTCGTGCCGCGCGTGCGTGTGGTGCCGGTGGGCAGCAAGGTGAGCTTCCCCAACCAGGATCCGTTCAGCCACAACGTGTTCTCGACGTCGCCGTTGGCGCGCTTCGACCTCGGGCTGTATCCGTCGGGGCGCTCGCGCGACGTGACGTTCCGGCGGGCGGGCGTGGTGCCGATCTACTGCAACATCCATCCGCGCATGACCTCGTTCGTGCTGGCGGTGGATACGCCGTACTACACGCAGGTCGGCGAGGACGGGCGCTGGCGCATCCCGAACGTGCCGGCGGGCGAGTATACCGTGCACATCTGGCATGAGCGCGCGACGCCGGTCGAGCGGCCGCTGACGGTCGTGGCGAGCGGCAATCCGTCGTTCGACGTCACGCTCGACGCCCGCGGCTTCCGCTTCGTGCAGCACCGCAACAAGTTCGGTCGCGAGTACGACCGCAGCGGCCCCAACCGCTACTAG
- a CDS encoding protein kinase domain-containing protein, with product MASRGLSLSVKIFIGISVVVLVVLGATLAITARSARTAAEASVARVGAAAQLALDAQIGGRFKGLIGSARTFTNNGVFRDQVRQGIVADLLDQANVAADAVGADWVQITDGQGTRLAKSDDPDAPAESLASSPSIGGALEGNEIDAFGIWDDTLLFQAAVVPIEDNGVVYGALMAVSYITDEFARQVKQSAADAVDVVFYALDDAGVPHVNASTLDRADLTPALLEKLHGVASAEGDVMRADVDIAGTDYVALGGILQSAGGAPLGGYVLLRNRDAEFALFRQLERTILLSGALGLLAAFLFSLLVARWVTRPVTKLADAAMRASDGDYNAEITAASKDEIGALASAFRRLLGDLKEKQQLVEFLSGAGDDAKTVQLNAAALTGTQANRAAAAGLVPGSTFANRYEVKEILGQGGMGTVFKAVDRELGEAIAIKTLKPDFLKEDPTALERFKSEIRLARKISHRNVVRTHDIGERDGLYFITMEYVEGTSLKQLIRSRGKLPIAVALSVGKQLARALEVAHEQGIIHRDIKPQNMVVEPDGVLKVMDFGIARLASRPQESGVTQAGAIIGTPEYMAPEQVTGEPVDQRVDIYAMGAVLYECVTGRTPLTADTPYQMIARLLEDTPDAPRAYNAELPAAFDALIVQMLAKKADARPQTALEVHDRLAEIG from the coding sequence GTGGCTTCGCGCGGCCTTTCGCTTTCGGTCAAGATCTTCATCGGCATCTCGGTGGTCGTGCTCGTCGTCCTCGGCGCGACGCTGGCGATCACGGCGCGCTCGGCGCGCACGGCGGCCGAGGCGAGCGTGGCGCGCGTGGGCGCCGCGGCGCAGCTCGCGCTGGACGCCCAGATCGGCGGTCGTTTCAAGGGGCTGATCGGTTCGGCCCGCACGTTCACGAACAACGGCGTGTTCCGGGACCAGGTGCGGCAGGGCATCGTCGCCGACCTGTTGGACCAGGCGAACGTCGCGGCCGACGCGGTGGGCGCGGATTGGGTGCAGATCACGGACGGGCAGGGTACGCGGCTGGCGAAGAGCGACGATCCCGACGCGCCGGCCGAGTCATTGGCGTCCTCGCCGTCCATCGGCGGCGCGCTCGAAGGCAACGAGATCGACGCGTTCGGCATCTGGGACGACACGCTGCTCTTCCAAGCCGCCGTGGTGCCGATCGAGGACAACGGCGTGGTGTATGGCGCGCTGATGGCGGTCAGCTACATCACCGACGAGTTCGCCCGTCAGGTGAAGCAGTCGGCGGCCGACGCCGTGGATGTGGTGTTCTATGCCCTCGATGACGCGGGCGTCCCGCACGTCAACGCGTCGACACTGGACCGGGCGGACCTGACGCCGGCGCTGCTCGAGAAGCTCCACGGCGTCGCCAGCGCCGAGGGCGATGTGATGCGCGCGGATGTCGACATCGCCGGCACGGACTACGTGGCGCTCGGTGGCATCCTCCAATCGGCCGGTGGCGCTCCGCTGGGTGGTTACGTGCTGCTGCGCAACCGCGATGCCGAGTTTGCGCTGTTCCGGCAGTTGGAGCGCACGATCCTCCTGAGCGGCGCGCTTGGCCTGCTGGCCGCGTTCCTGTTCTCGCTCTTGGTGGCGCGCTGGGTGACGCGGCCCGTCACGAAGCTCGCCGACGCCGCGATGCGCGCCTCGGACGGCGACTACAACGCCGAGATCACCGCGGCGTCAAAGGACGAGATCGGCGCGCTGGCCTCGGCGTTCCGCCGCCTGCTCGGCGACTTGAAGGAGAAGCAGCAGCTCGTGGAGTTCCTTTCGGGCGCCGGAGACGACGCCAAGACCGTGCAGCTCAACGCCGCTGCGCTGACCGGGACGCAGGCGAATCGCGCGGCGGCGGCGGGGCTCGTCCCCGGCAGCACCTTCGCCAACCGCTACGAGGTGAAGGAGATTCTCGGCCAGGGCGGCATGGGCACGGTGTTCAAGGCGGTGGACCGCGAGCTCGGCGAGGCGATCGCCATCAAGACGCTCAAGCCGGACTTCCTCAAGGAGGATCCGACGGCGCTCGAGCGGTTCAAGAGCGAAATCCGCCTCGCGCGGAAGATCTCGCACCGCAACGTCGTGCGCACGCATGACATCGGCGAGCGCGACGGCCTGTACTTCATCACGATGGAGTACGTCGAGGGCACGTCGCTGAAGCAGCTGATCCGCTCGCGCGGCAAGTTGCCGATCGCCGTGGCGCTGAGCGTCGGCAAGCAGTTGGCGCGTGCGTTGGAGGTCGCGCACGAGCAGGGCATCATCCACCGCGACATCAAGCCGCAGAACATGGTGGTCGAGCCCGACGGCGTGCTGAAGGTCATGGACTTCGGCATCGCGCGACTGGCCTCGCGGCCGCAGGAGAGCGGCGTGACGCAGGCGGGGGCGATCATCGGCACGCCGGAGTACATGGCGCCCGAGCAGGTGACGGGCGAGCCGGTGGATCAGCGCGTGGACATCTACGCGATGGGCGCGGTGCTGTACGAGTGCGTGACCGGCCGCACGCCGCTCACGGCGGACACGCCGTATCAGATGATTGCGCGGCTGCTCGAGGACACGCCGGACGCGCCGCGGGCGTACAACGCGGAGCTGCCGGCGGCCTTCGACGCGCTGATCGTGCAGATGCTGGCCAAGAAGGCGGATGCACGGCCGCAGACGGCGCTCGAGGTGCACGACCGGCTGGCGGAAATCGGGTAG
- a CDS encoding 2-oxoglutarate dehydrogenase E1 component, translated as MAQDTPPIASVFNDAYAAEQFERYRQDPASVEESWRQFFRFAEEAMGRGPSSGGGDDYARIVAGAARYTTAIRYYGHMAVQLDPLGSPPPGAEELTPEFHGITEAELELVSGASLGWPHLATAKDVAERLRKRYMRHLAVEVGHLGSDEERTWFRQLFTEEQLTRPLTVEEKQQVLRRLTEVDGFERFLGRTFVGYKRFSIEGTDALVPMLDTAISESAAHGAEHVAISMAHRGRISVLGHVMGKPLPHILGEFQGKHGHLADASTGDVKYHLGFENVREVNGKRVKLSLVPNPSHLEIVNPVLQGAARAWQRDAQDRAQRDESKVVPVCIHGDAAFPGEGIVPETFNLSRLRAYRVGGTLHIIVNNQIGFTTDPIDSRSTHYASDIAKGFEMPIIHVNADNAEACVVAMRIAVAYRARFKKDFLIDLVGYRRWGHNEGDEPTYTQPQLYEKVKAHPTPRQVFAKRMVTEGVVTEAQVEALDKDVAAVFQAAYEESKAPDAPHHPHPVEATSASAPTAVAADRLKGWNEALLTYPSDFTPHPRLAKQLERRREALSGEPAIDWGHAEQLAFASILAEGTHIRMSGQDVERGTFSHRHAVLNDVNTGRKYAPLAALPNAKGTFEAYNSALSELAVLGFEYGFSVAAKDTLTLWEGQFGDFANMAQPMIDQFIVSDRAKWAQDSGLVMLLPHGYEGQGPEHSSARLERFLQMCAESNMRVAYPSSPAQYFHILRRQVKLARRPLVLMQPKSLLRLAQASSTVKDLSEGAFRPVIDDPKGAEKRQAVKRLIFCTGKVYYDLLAAGIPESVAVVRVEELYPWPHEEIARTVDLYPHIDEVAWVQEEPKNMGAWTFVAPRLRVSTGNALVIRYYGRPERASPAEGYPSAHTEEQTRIVTEALSAPVRHTGARRVTAMSMKAP; from the coding sequence ATGGCACAGGACACGCCCCCCATCGCCAGCGTCTTCAACGACGCTTACGCCGCCGAGCAGTTCGAGCGCTACCGCCAGGACCCCGCGTCCGTGGAGGAATCGTGGCGCCAGTTCTTCCGCTTCGCCGAAGAAGCGATGGGCCGCGGCCCGTCGTCGGGCGGCGGTGACGACTACGCGCGCATCGTCGCGGGCGCGGCGCGCTACACGACGGCCATCCGCTACTACGGCCACATGGCGGTGCAGCTGGATCCGCTCGGCAGTCCGCCGCCGGGTGCCGAGGAGCTGACGCCGGAGTTCCACGGCATCACCGAGGCGGAACTCGAGCTGGTCTCGGGCGCCTCGCTGGGCTGGCCGCATCTCGCCACGGCGAAGGACGTGGCCGAGCGGCTGCGGAAGCGTTACATGCGCCACCTCGCCGTGGAAGTCGGGCACCTCGGCTCCGACGAGGAGCGCACGTGGTTCCGCCAGCTCTTCACGGAGGAGCAGCTGACGCGGCCGCTCACGGTGGAGGAGAAGCAGCAGGTGCTGCGTCGCCTCACGGAGGTGGACGGCTTCGAGCGCTTCCTCGGCCGCACCTTCGTGGGCTACAAGCGTTTCTCGATCGAGGGCACGGACGCGCTGGTGCCGATGCTCGACACGGCGATCAGCGAGAGCGCGGCGCATGGGGCGGAGCACGTGGCGATCTCGATGGCGCACCGCGGCCGCATCTCCGTGCTCGGGCACGTGATGGGCAAGCCGCTGCCGCACATCCTCGGCGAGTTCCAGGGCAAGCACGGGCATCTCGCGGATGCGTCCACGGGCGACGTGAAGTACCACCTCGGCTTCGAGAACGTGCGCGAGGTCAACGGCAAGCGCGTGAAGCTCTCGCTGGTGCCGAACCCCAGCCACCTGGAGATCGTGAACCCGGTGCTGCAGGGCGCGGCGCGCGCATGGCAGCGTGACGCGCAGGACCGTGCGCAGCGTGACGAGAGCAAGGTGGTGCCGGTGTGCATCCACGGCGACGCGGCGTTCCCGGGCGAGGGCATCGTGCCGGAGACGTTCAACCTGTCGCGGCTGCGCGCGTACCGCGTCGGCGGCACGCTGCACATCATCGTGAACAACCAGATCGGCTTCACCACGGATCCCATCGACTCGCGCTCGACGCACTATGCGTCGGACATCGCGAAGGGCTTCGAGATGCCGATCATCCACGTGAACGCCGACAACGCCGAGGCCTGCGTCGTCGCGATGCGCATCGCGGTGGCGTACCGCGCGCGCTTCAAGAAGGACTTCTTGATCGACCTCGTGGGCTACCGCCGCTGGGGCCACAACGAGGGCGACGAGCCGACGTACACGCAGCCGCAGCTCTACGAGAAGGTGAAGGCGCATCCGACGCCGCGGCAGGTGTTCGCCAAGCGCATGGTCACCGAGGGCGTGGTGACGGAGGCGCAGGTGGAGGCGCTCGATAAGGACGTCGCGGCCGTGTTCCAGGCGGCGTACGAGGAGTCGAAGGCCCCCGACGCGCCGCATCACCCGCATCCGGTGGAGGCGACGTCGGCGTCGGCGCCGACGGCCGTCGCGGCGGACCGGCTCAAGGGCTGGAACGAGGCGCTGCTCACCTACCCGAGCGACTTCACGCCGCATCCGCGGCTCGCCAAGCAGCTCGAGCGTCGCCGTGAGGCACTGAGCGGCGAACCCGCGATCGATTGGGGGCATGCGGAGCAACTGGCCTTCGCGAGCATCCTCGCCGAAGGCACGCACATCCGCATGAGCGGCCAGGACGTGGAGCGCGGGACGTTCTCGCACCGCCACGCCGTGCTCAACGACGTGAATACGGGCCGCAAGTACGCGCCCCTCGCGGCGCTGCCGAATGCAAAGGGCACGTTCGAGGCTTACAACTCGGCGCTGAGCGAACTCGCCGTCCTCGGCTTCGAGTACGGCTTCAGCGTCGCGGCCAAGGACACGCTCACGCTCTGGGAAGGCCAGTTCGGCGACTTCGCGAATATGGCGCAGCCGATGATCGACCAGTTCATCGTGAGCGACCGCGCGAAGTGGGCGCAGGACTCGGGGCTGGTCATGCTCCTCCCGCACGGCTACGAGGGCCAGGGGCCGGAGCATTCGAGCGCGCGGCTCGAGCGCTTCCTGCAGATGTGCGCCGAGAGCAACATGCGCGTGGCGTATCCGAGCTCGCCGGCGCAGTACTTCCACATCCTGCGTCGCCAGGTGAAGCTGGCGCGGAGACCATTGGTCCTCATGCAGCCGAAGTCGCTGCTGCGCCTCGCGCAGGCGTCGAGCACGGTGAAGGACCTGAGCGAAGGCGCGTTCCGTCCGGTGATCGACGACCCGAAGGGCGCCGAGAAGCGGCAGGCGGTGAAGCGCCTGATCTTCTGCACGGGCAAGGTCTACTACGACCTGCTCGCGGCGGGGATCCCGGAGAGCGTGGCAGTGGTGCGGGTCGAGGAACTGTATCCGTGGCCGCACGAGGAGATCGCGCGCACGGTGGACCTGTACCCGCACATCGACGAAGTCGCCTGGGTGCAGGAAGAGCCGAAGAACATGGGCGCGTGGACCTTCGTGGCACCGCGCCTGCGCGTGTCGACGGGCAATGCGCTGGTGATCCGCTACTACGGCCGTCCGGAGCGGGCGAGCCCGGCGGAGGGCTATCCGTCGGCGCACACGGAGGAGCAGACGCGCATCGTGACCGAGGCGCTGTCGGCGCCGGTG